Sequence from the [Clostridium] scindens genome:
TGAAGATTCTGTTTCATCCGCTGGTAACCGCCGTGAAATCTACGCCGGTAGCATCGTTCATTATCTTATGCCTGATATGGATCCCCTCCAGGAATCTGGCGGTATTTATCTCGTTCCTGATCGTCTTTCCTGTGATTTATGCAAATCTGCTGGAAGGACTCCAGAGGACAGACGAACAGCTGCTGGAAATGGCCGATGTATTTTCCATAGGGAAGGGAAAGCGGGCGCTGTATATCTATCTGCCGCAGGCACTGCCTTATCTGCTGACTGCCTGCAGCCTTGGCCTCGGACTTTGCTGGAAGGCCGGGACGGCGGCGGAAGTGATCGGCGTGCCGGAAGGCTCTATTGGAGAGAAACTGTACCACGCCAAGATCTACCTGAATACGCCGGACCTGTTTGCCTGGACCCTGGTAATCATTACGATCAGCTTCTTGTTTGAAAAATGTTTCCTGTGGGGACTAGGCAGAATCATCCAGTGGATAGAAAGGACATAGAAGGATGGATATTATTGTAGACAATGTAAGCAAGTCCTACGGAGACCAGGTAGTTCTTAAGAAACTGGCTTTTTGTTTCCCGGAGGGGAGAATCTCCTGCATCATGGGCCCATCCGGGTGCGGAAAGACTACGCTTATGCGGATTCTTCTTGGATTGGAAGGTGCGGATGAAGGACGGGTAGAAGGCGTCCCTTACGGAAAGATAAGCGCCGTATTTCAAGAAGACAGGCTATGCGAGAATGTAAGCGCCATCCGGAATCTGAAGCTTGTGTCAGACAAAGGCGAAGCAGAACTACGCCGCGAGATGGAGGCGCTGTGGCTTGGGGAGGCATTTGGAAAGCCCGTGCGGGAACTGAGCGGAGGGATGAAGCGCAGGGTCGCGATCCTGCGGGCACTTCTGGCACCGTGCGCCTGCATCATGATGGATGAGCCGTTAAAGGGACTGGATGAAGAGACGAAGATCGTTACGGCTGATTATATCCGTAAGAACGCAAAAGAAAAGACCCTGATTGTCATTACGCATGACAGGCAGGATCTGGAACTTCTGGGGGCAGATAAACTATTGACCCTTGCATAGGCTAAGGGCGGATGCCTTCCACTTCTACCACCTTGATGCCAAGAAAACTTTTCAGGCGCAGCCTGATAATGTCCTCATAGATGAGGGCTGGGGAGAGAATCAGGAGTTCGCCCGCCTCTCCGGGGATGATGCGGACGACTTTTCTGTGTTCTTTCAGGCTTTTGGAGAGCCTCTGGTCAGCAAACCTTGCTGAGATTTCCGGACGGCCTGTTCAAGAATGCCCGGCGTAGGACTCAATGACAATCGCGCAGAATCCCTTCTTGTCCATATAGTCTTTTAACTTCTGTTCATAGATGATCTGCATTTTCATTCCTCCGTATATGAGATAATGGTGTCCCTGATACTGTATGGTTAGATATTATACAGTCCGCTTGAGGGAAATACAATAAAACTTGGGAAAATATGAGATTTTGTAACCCGGTCACAGAAGATCCCTTTGGATTGCGCTATGATAATGCCAACAAATCAAACCAAGCAACGAAATCAGGAGGGATCACTATGAAGGCAGTAATAGATAAAAAATTAAGAGATTACATGGAAAATAAGAAATTAAAGAATATCGTTTTATTCAAAGAAACGTGCAACACCTGAGGCGGCTCCTACGAGGATATATCAGCAAGGTTTGCTGATGAGGAAGAAAAAGAGGAGTTAAAGGCAAGCGGGTTTAAAAGCATTCCGACGGAAACGGGCGAACTGTTCGTGCCGGAAAGAGGCATCTCGGTATCCGAGAATATCAAGCTGGGGCTTGTGAAGTTTCTATGGGGCACAAGAATCACTATCAAGGGAGTAGCGGTACAATAGGATATCTGCATAAAGGACTGCCGGGGTCACGTATGACTGCCGGCAGTTTTTTGATCAAATGATCCAAGCAAATTTACGTATACACGGGGATGTAAAAGGGGCTATAATAAGCCCATAGAAAGGAGGCAATATTATGGACGATTATAAATGGAAAACAGCTGTCATTACCTTAAGCGACAAGGGCTACAGGGGAGAAAGAGAGGATAAAAGCGGTCCGCTGATCTGCGAGATGCTGCCGGAAGATTCCTACAGTATCGAGGAGAGGCTGCTGCTCCCGGATGAGCAGGAGATGATCGAGAAGGAACTGATCCGTCTGTGCGACGATGACCATATGGATCTGATACTCACTACGGGGGGAACCGGATTTGCCCAGCGGGACTGTACGCCGGAGGCAACCTTGCATGTGGCTACGAGAAATGCGCAGGGAATCGCCGATGCCATGCGCTACTGCTCCCTTCAAGTCACTCCGCGCGCCATGCTAAGCCGGGGCGTATCGGTGATCCGGGGAAAGACGCTGATCATCAATCTTCCGGGCAGCACGAAGGCTGTCAGGGAAAATCTCTCATTCATCCTGTCCTCCTTGGAGCACGGGCTTGGCATCCTTACAGGAAGGGATGGAGAATGCGGAGGTGCATAGAATGAATGCAGGAAGAATAAGCAGGATTCAGGTATTTGAAGCGAAGAATATGCTGGGAAGGCAGGAAGCCGCTGTGCGTGTCGTCAGAAACGGCGGGATCGAAGGAGACCGGCATTGTATGGACCAGGAAAAGCAGATCAGCATTATGTGGGAAGATGCCAGCCGCTTTGTAGAAGAGGAAGAGATAAAAGGGCTGTGCTTTTCCAGGATAAAGGCGAACCTGATGATCGAGGGCCGGATGAGGCTTGAAGTCGGAGACAAGATCCGCGCAGGCAGCGCCCTGCTTCTGATTACTGATAGGAAAGGCGCTTGCTTTGACGAGTGCGGGCGGTACAAGACAGGGATGGATTGTATGCTGAAGGACTGCTGCTGGTTTGCCACAGCGCTTGAGGACGGGGAGATCCGTACAGGCGACTTGCTGACAAAGCCAGGTAGCCAGGAATATGACTGGCAGCGCTATGAAAGGCAGATGATGGTTCCCGGGATGGGAAGAGAGGCCCAGGAGAGGCTTGAGCGGGCATCCGTTCTGGTGGTGGGGGCCGGCGGGCTTGGATGCCCGGTATTGACCGCGCTGGCAGAGGCTGGCGT
This genomic interval carries:
- a CDS encoding MogA/MoaB family molybdenum cofactor biosynthesis protein, coding for MDDYKWKTAVITLSDKGYRGEREDKSGPLICEMLPEDSYSIEERLLLPDEQEMIEKELIRLCDDDHMDLILTTGGTGFAQRDCTPEATLHVATRNAQGIADAMRYCSLQVTPRAMLSRGVSVIRGKTLIINLPGSTKAVRENLSFILSSLEHGLGILTGRDGECGGA
- a CDS encoding ABC transporter ATP-binding protein, which produces MDIIVDNVSKSYGDQVVLKKLAFCFPEGRISCIMGPSGCGKTTLMRILLGLEGADEGRVEGVPYGKISAVFQEDRLCENVSAIRNLKLVSDKGEAELRREMEALWLGEAFGKPVRELSGGMKRRVAILRALLAPCACIMMDEPLKGLDEETKIVTADYIRKNAKEKTLIVITHDRQDLELLGADKLLTLA
- a CDS encoding ThiF family adenylyltransferase — translated: MNAGRISRIQVFEAKNMLGRQEAAVRVVRNGGIEGDRHCMDQEKQISIMWEDASRFVEEEEIKGLCFSRIKANLMIEGRMRLEVGDKIRAGSALLLITDRKGACFDECGRYKTGMDCMLKDCCWFATALEDGEIRTGDLLTKPGSQEYDWQRYERQMMVPGMGREAQERLERASVLVVGAGGLGCPVLTALAEAGVGRIGIMDGDVVERSNLNRQYLYTPSDIGKRKAACAGAWLQRFRPDIELEIWEERLTRENGKRIVSSFDLVICAVDKVKTRLLINRLAKEAGKPLIDGAIDGHYGTVTAVTGRQDPCLACMNPEGKEPEHISSSLGTTTMIVGALEAQLAVAYLAGQERKGGSVLSYDGIYGTVEEIPVFKNPSCPICGEDDC
- a CDS encoding ABC transporter permease is translated as MMTSIMQDKKNIHSRSSRIIIRILAVAFWLLVWQIGSMWLGQEILLASPVSVARKLSELLVTQEFWISVWFSFGRIIGGFLSALAIGALLAILSYRFETVKILFHPLVTAVKSTPVASFIILCLIWIPSRNLAVFISFLIVFPVIYANLLEGLQRTDEQLLEMADVFSIGKGKRALYIYLPQALPYLLTACSLGLGLCWKAGTAAEVIGVPEGSIGEKLYHAKIYLNTPDLFAWTLVIITISFLFEKCFLWGLGRIIQWIERT